A window of the Leptolyngbya subtilissima AS-A7 genome harbors these coding sequences:
- a CDS encoding Uma2 family endonuclease, with the protein MTQTSSSLVLGVDEFLTRYGDNPRYELADGELIDMEPTGFHETTAGKVASQLSIEIDRQGHPWVIPRTCLLRPFADVATARRPDVVVLDEPALVHEPLWEREPVITLGTSVKLVVEVVSTNWETDYARKVEEYALFGIPEYWIVDYRGLGGRVFIGSPKQPTFTVCRLVGEDYQQQQYRLGEAIDSPLLPQLTLRLNDVMPR; encoded by the coding sequence ATGACTCAGACCTCTTCGTCGCTGGTACTTGGCGTTGACGAATTTTTGACCCGCTATGGCGACAACCCTCGCTACGAACTGGCCGACGGAGAACTCATAGATATGGAACCCACTGGCTTCCACGAAACTACTGCCGGAAAAGTCGCCAGCCAGCTCAGTATTGAAATCGATCGCCAGGGCCATCCGTGGGTTATTCCTCGCACTTGTTTGCTGCGACCATTTGCTGATGTTGCCACGGCTCGCCGCCCGGATGTGGTGGTGCTCGATGAACCGGCCTTGGTACATGAGCCGCTGTGGGAACGAGAGCCTGTGATTACCTTGGGCACTTCGGTAAAGCTGGTTGTTGAGGTGGTGAGCACTAATTGGGAAACGGACTATGCCCGCAAGGTGGAAGAGTATGCCCTATTTGGCATTCCAGAATATTGGATTGTGGACTATCGAGGTTTGGGTGGGCGGGTGTTTATTGGTAGCCCTAAGCAGCCTACGTTTACGGTATGTCGGTTAGTTGGCGAAGACTATCAACAACAGCAGTATCGGCTGGGTGAAGCGATTGATTCGCCACTGTTGCCTCAGCTAACGCTACGGCTGAATGATGTTATGCCGCGCTAG
- a CDS encoding DUF4041 domain-containing protein encodes MGRYNTLVSKEEKERELDAKIESKKRYIESLHSRERQMALYLADVEEKTKVVEEENHLQQLGFHEPKYSFVRSEDYKLRFDQITNERKTMILSDQAVFCRNPWPLGNDLKKGEKAIRSHLRVIREAFDNICDSAIDNAKTGNVNNLKKRILRSYESLNKLSKNLECEISREYYELRIKELEVKYEMELKKEEEREQNRFIREQLKKEKKEREAIEKARKEEEEALERQTKYEQEREAIKVEMEKAVGVKLRELESRKRQYDNLISKAQEERENAVSRYRLIKSGNIYVVSNEGSFGEDIYRVFMTQSGEPEKYIKTMNPFVPFPFIIHIRAYSEDAADSLEKIQNKFYEKRINKVNQRRDFFPSSFDQHKRSN; translated from the coding sequence ATGGGTAGATACAATACCCTTGTTTCTAAAGAAGAAAAAGAAAGAGAGTTGGATGCAAAGATAGAAAGCAAGAAGAGATATATAGAGAGTTTACATAGCAGAGAGCGACAAATGGCTCTTTATCTTGCTGATGTTGAAGAGAAAACAAAAGTTGTTGAAGAAGAAAATCATCTTCAACAACTTGGTTTTCATGAGCCTAAATATAGTTTTGTTAGATCTGAAGATTATAAGCTGAGATTTGATCAAATTACTAACGAAAGAAAAACAATGATTTTGTCGGACCAAGCAGTCTTTTGCAGAAATCCTTGGCCCTTAGGAAACGACTTAAAAAAGGGTGAAAAAGCTATCCGTAGTCATCTCAGAGTAATCCGTGAAGCGTTTGATAATATTTGCGACTCAGCAATCGACAACGCAAAGACGGGTAACGTCAACAATCTTAAGAAGAGGATATTAAGGAGCTACGAAAGTCTAAATAAACTATCAAAAAATTTGGAGTGCGAAATATCCAGAGAGTATTATGAGTTAAGAATCAAGGAGTTAGAAGTAAAATATGAAATGGAACTTAAAAAAGAAGAAGAGAGGGAGCAAAACCGCTTTATTAGGGAACAATTGAAGAAAGAGAAAAAAGAAAGAGAAGCTATTGAAAAAGCTAGAAAAGAAGAAGAGGAAGCTTTAGAGAGGCAAACAAAATATGAGCAGGAAAGAGAAGCAATAAAGGTGGAAATGGAGAAAGCAGTTGGAGTAAAGCTAAGAGAATTAGAATCAAGGAAGAGACAATATGACAATCTCATTAGTAAAGCTCAGGAAGAAAGAGAAAATGCTGTTTCCCGTTACAGGTTGATAAAATCAGGAAATATATATGTGGTTTCTAACGAAGGTTCGTTCGGTGAAGATATTTATAGGGTATTTATGACGCAAAGTGGTGAACCAGAAAAATATATCAAGACAATGAATCCTTTTGTCCCTTTTCCCTTCATTATTCATATAAGAGCATATTCTGAAGATGCAGCAGACTCCTTAGAGAAAATCCAAAACAAGTTTTACGAAAAAAGGATTAATAAAGTCAACCAAAGACGAGATTTTTTTCCAAGTTCCTTTGATCAGCATAAAAGAAGCAATTAA
- a CDS encoding SUMF1/EgtB/PvdO family nonheme iron enzyme gives MAKNWAMVIGINDYNPVNFAPLRYARQDAERVKDFFEKAGFEVCFFADNSPPLNLRDGHTIRTKPSCGDLTTFLEDRFERPFLNTGDNCWFFFAGHGERHRDRDYLMPEDANSRGEKIIGLEVNYVQERLSRCGADNVIMIIDACRSQGSRNSTGIGRDIQKGLITFSSCQPTQKSWEIEELEQGAFTFAFLEALQLPEEQNCATVERLSSYLKRRVPNLCQQYGKVPAQTPRISVDPIEKQHFILLPKHAREADINQLKLDVFRLKDKNLILAEQICIRLNALAMGEDLETINLLTEIRSQIRKQTFNEPRVNQNCDVENSVARSAKAINTTVKNSIAENFAVTSELGPATPFHASAQLSGDSLESITVGSYNNLSHSWNKLLERSIGPKELAELYPFLYDALKEFEFEYVFLNSYGEKVLEKKSKSFCLTENIGSSMYLDMVVIPSGRFLMGAFEEKSFQDELPVREVEIEGFLFAKYPITKGQWKTIANLPKVERELKRLPLRKGGMWHPVTQVSWGDANEFCRRLSKYTGKLYRLPSKAEWEYACRAGSLTPYHFGQAITSNIANYDGNYPCNLDLKGIFRENPTDVRNFRYANAFGLFDMHGNVWEWCQDSWHDNYNNAPYNGNPWQEDGDTGSRVLRGGSWVNEAIKCRSACRQRGDAEHKSTNTGFRVVREISSSSS, from the coding sequence ATGGCTAAAAACTGGGCAATGGTTATTGGCATTAATGACTACAACCCGGTGAACTTTGCACCGCTGAGGTATGCTCGACAAGATGCTGAACGGGTAAAAGACTTTTTCGAAAAAGCTGGTTTTGAGGTGTGTTTTTTTGCTGACAACTCCCCGCCTTTAAACTTGCGTGATGGTCATACTATTCGAACCAAGCCAAGCTGTGGTGACTTGACAACTTTTTTAGAAGACCGCTTCGAGCGCCCTTTTTTGAATACAGGTGATAATTGCTGGTTTTTCTTCGCTGGCCATGGTGAACGCCATCGAGATCGCGATTATCTGATGCCCGAGGATGCTAATTCTCGTGGCGAAAAAATTATAGGCTTAGAAGTTAATTATGTACAAGAACGCCTAAGCCGCTGCGGCGCTGATAACGTAATTATGATTATCGATGCTTGCCGTAGTCAAGGTAGTCGAAATAGCACTGGCATCGGCCGAGATATTCAAAAAGGTCTGATTACCTTCTCATCCTGCCAGCCTACACAAAAATCATGGGAAATTGAAGAGTTAGAGCAAGGGGCTTTTACTTTTGCCTTTTTGGAAGCTTTACAACTACCTGAGGAACAGAACTGTGCCACAGTAGAGCGGCTCAGTAGTTATCTAAAACGTCGAGTACCTAATCTCTGTCAGCAGTATGGAAAAGTTCCTGCCCAAACGCCACGTATCAGTGTTGATCCAATTGAGAAACAGCATTTTATTTTGCTTCCAAAGCATGCGCGAGAAGCAGATATTAATCAGTTGAAATTAGATGTTTTTCGGCTTAAGGATAAGAATCTAATTCTAGCCGAACAAATCTGCATTAGGCTAAACGCTTTAGCCATGGGGGAAGACCTAGAAACAATCAATCTGCTAACAGAAATTCGTAGTCAGATCAGAAAACAAACTTTCAATGAACCCAGGGTCAATCAAAACTGCGACGTGGAAAATTCTGTTGCAAGATCGGCTAAGGCTATAAATACAACAGTCAAGAACTCTATAGCAGAAAATTTCGCAGTTACCTCCGAGCTCGGTCCTGCTACACCATTTCACGCTAGCGCTCAGCTCAGTGGAGATTCCCTAGAGTCAATCACTGTTGGCTCTTACAATAACCTCAGTCATTCTTGGAACAAGCTACTGGAACGTAGTATTGGTCCTAAGGAACTGGCCGAGTTGTATCCATTCTTATACGATGCTCTGAAAGAGTTTGAATTTGAGTATGTTTTTCTTAATTCTTATGGCGAAAAAGTACTAGAGAAAAAGTCTAAATCATTTTGCTTAACTGAAAATATTGGTTCAAGCATGTATTTGGACATGGTGGTCATTCCTTCAGGTCGCTTCTTAATGGGTGCATTTGAGGAAAAATCTTTTCAAGATGAATTGCCGGTTCGCGAAGTTGAAATCGAAGGTTTTTTGTTTGCAAAGTATCCCATTACCAAGGGACAGTGGAAGACTATTGCAAACCTACCAAAAGTAGAACGAGAATTAAAAAGGCTACCCTTAAGAAAGGGCGGTATGTGGCACCCTGTAACACAAGTTTCTTGGGGAGACGCAAATGAGTTTTGCAGAAGATTATCTAAATATACAGGAAAACTTTATAGACTTCCTAGTAAGGCCGAGTGGGAATATGCTTGCAGAGCTGGTAGCTTGACGCCTTATCATTTTGGCCAAGCTATTACATCAAATATTGCAAACTATGATGGAAATTATCCTTGCAACTTAGACTTGAAGGGCATATTTCGGGAAAATCCTACAGACGTTAGAAATTTTCGGTATGCTAACGCGTTTGGACTTTTTGATATGCATGGAAATGTTTGGGAGTGGTGTCAAGACTCTTGGCATGATAACTATAACAATGCTCCGTATAATGGAAATCCATGGCAAGAAGATGGAGACACAGGTAGTAGAGTTCTACGGGGAGGTTCATGGGTTAACGAAGCTATAAAATGTCGCTCTGCATGCCGTCAGAGAGGCGATGCTGAACATAAGTCTACTAATACAGGATTTAGAGTTGTGCGAGAAATCAGCTCCTCTAGCTCCTAG